In Pelmatolapia mariae isolate MD_Pm_ZW linkage group LG8, Pm_UMD_F_2, whole genome shotgun sequence, one genomic interval encodes:
- the nrxn1a gene encoding neurexin 1a isoform X14, whose translation MCELGSQGGMDGRWHCSAAQSTDDLLVASAECPSDDEDIDPCDPSSARPPLPEVKMFPGPSEVVRESSSTTGMVVGIVAAAALCILILLYAMYKYRNRDEGSYHVDESRNYISNSATQPNGSAKDKPLGIAKISKNKKNKDKEYYV comes from the exons ATGTGTGAACTAGGCAGTCAGGGAGGCATGGATGGTCGTTGGCACTGTTCGGCGGCTCAG TCGACAGACGACCTGCTGGTGGCATCAGCTGAGTGCCCAAGCGATGATGAAGACATTGACCCCTGTGACCCCAGTTCAG CCCGCCCTCCCCTGCCAGAGGTGAAGATGTTCCCGGGTCCGTCTGAGGTGGTGCGGGAGAGCAGCAGCACTACGGGCATGGTGGTGGGCATTGTAGCAGCCGCTGCCCTCTGCATCCTCATCCTTCTCTACGCCATGTACAAGTATCGCAACCGCGACGAAGGCTCCTACCACGTGGACGAGAGCCGCAACTACATCAGCAACTCAGCCACACAGCCCAACGGCAGCGCTAAGGACAAGCCGCTGGGCATCGCCAAGATCTCTAAAAACAAGAAGAACAAAGACAAGGAGTACTATGTCTGA